In Zygosaccharomyces rouxii strain CBS732 chromosome E complete sequence, the DNA window AGTGCTGCCTCGTCCCCACGAGTCTTTGCAGCTGGCTGTAATCCTGAGAGCCCCATGAACAGTTGTCAACAAACCGCTTCTTCGAATTCCGCAAGTAAAACTGGAATTTCAATTCCAAGGCCCAAATCATCCCGTAattattcttcttcgtcttcatttATGGCTGCATCTCTCCATcaattacaacaacagcatCAGAAACAGgaacaaccacaacaacatcaacaatcTCCTAACGTTCAAATGGGTAGTGGAGGCTTTTCCATGCCAAATAGTTGGAATTCTGGTTCTCAAACTTCTATTGGATATTCTCCCAACTCGACAAGATCGCCTAAGGGTGGGTTTGATTTTGTTGGTTCACCAGTGGATTCTTCAGGTCCGGGAACTAGAACTGGTTCGAGGAAATCACATACTTCATTGCTGTCTCAACAATTACAAAACTCTGCTTTATACAATGAAGAAATGGCTCATCAACAAGGACAATCAGAAGCTCACACTCCTAACGTTCCTCAGTCCAATGGAAGCAGTAATGTGGGAACACCTCAACCTGTGCCATTGGGACGTAATTCTGTTACTGCTTCTCCTCGTAATAGTTATGCAGACTCTTTACTGCAACAAAGAGGTAtgaaagatgaattagGATCAAGTTTTAGAAGGCAAAACTCGGTTTGGGCTCGTAAGAATGTGTCCTTAAAAGAGCACGTAATATCTTCTAACGCGGAGGCTACAGTGTGTAGTAATCCTAATATCTTAGCCGCTACCCCTACTGTATCTACTACAGCCTCACCGGCAGCTTCTGGAGAAACAAGTACTGAGGCTCATAAAAACATTACTGATGAGCTTGATTGGCtcaaatttaaaatgtGAAAAAGAACTGAAAAAAGGGGAATTGACACTAGAGTTGTCattcattactattatcagtattattattattgtaaCTATTGAGATTATTCGATTATTCGATTGTTGTGGATTTGTTAAAATCTTGGAATGAATATGACTTCAACTGCACTGGATGCAGTTGCTCATGTCCAATTGAAGTTTTTCTAAGCTATGTATTCTCTATAATTTATTCCTTTGTACTTTTTCTATGATCATCCATCGGATGTGTGGTTGTTAATGTAAGTAAGATGAAGTTTATGTTATAGTTCCTTGGAATGTTAAGGTATGGCCCCTTAACGTAAAAAATCCTGGGTTGAAGTTCATGGGGGTTCCACAGATATGGGAACTTCTAAGACCTTATCTTCAAGATAAGAGGGTacctttgaagaaatttgtGTCTGATTTTAAATTCTCCCATGGAAGATCACCAAGAATAGCTATCGATGGATATAGTTGGTTATTCGAATGTGGGTTCATTTTGAACCAAGAGACACCTGGTAAATATGCCAGTCATGGTACCATTGGTAAGGCAGTTTTGAACTTTGTATATCGATTGAAAGAACTTCTGGCGCTAAATATCACTTTCATTTTGGTATTTGATGGTAGTATGAAACCCtctttcaagaagaattttggATCTCCTTTAAGCTGTGCTGAGGATGATTACTGGTCCACTTGGAATTCTCATATGGAGATTCACGAGCGGAATGGCCATTGTCTGAAGATTATGTTGGATAGTGAAGGCTTACATTTCATGCAAGTTGTCAAGGGAGTTCTGGGTAGTATGCGGATATCCTACGTGGAAGCCTGTGGTGAAGGTGAGGCCCAATGCGCATGGTTACAAAGGAATGGCCATGTAGATTACGTGTTGACTAACGATTCTGATGCATTGGTCTTTGGCGCTACCAGACTTTTGCGCAATTATTccaaatttaccaatgaCTTAGGTGCAACTGGGAACAGTCCACTGGGAAAACAGCGGAGTAGTAGTAAAGATCTGTTTGTTACTGTAGTGgatttggatcaattgaacaGTGCTACTAATGATAGATACAATTGGTGGTCACTTCTATTCTTCAGCGTCTTATTAGGAGCAGATTATAACCAAGGTGTTAAAGGTATGGGCAAAGTAAAAGCAGCCAAACTAGCACAATTGCAAGATCCGGATTTTGCTCAAAGGTTTCGTGATATGTTTGCAGATTTAAGACGTAGGCCTCAGCTTTCTGAAtaccaaaatttccaacaagaattgacaGAGTTTTGCAAGGACCATTCTGTGGAACTATTTGACCGCAATTACAGAGCCATGTTAGGCGAATTATCATTAGAGGGATGGCCTTCATTAAATGCTATAATGTACTATTTCCATCCAATTTTAATCCCACAGATGGATTTTCAAGTGTTTGATAAATCCAATGTGAATATTAGCGGTAGTAATGGATacaaagagatcaattttttacaGCTACAGGCTTATTTGGGGGATTTTCGTTTGCCTGCAGTGACAAATTTCGAGAAGTGGTTTACAGAAACAATATTGGATTCATTTCTACTTCGACGGCTACTTTCTCAAGACCGAAATTTGACCGATTACGTTCAAATAGTGGACCaaagaacttttgaaattagcGGTAAGTGGCCATTATCATGTTGGAAAATTAAGTACAAGCCTTACATTTTGTTCTTCCAAGTCGGTGAGAGCGGCCGTAATAGTTTTCCTTACACGATGTGGATTCCCCAGGGTCTTATACCACAAGATCACATACTAATCACCAAATGGAAACGAACTCCCAAATCCAAAACACCGTCACCAAGCAAATCCAAGATATCACCACAAAAGAATACCCTTGACAGTTTTCTTAAGAAACATGCTTCACCAGTCAAAGATTTCTCACCTGCAAAGAAAATTGACGATCAAGTAACACTAGAACCTGTCAAAAAAAGATTATTTGTTGATTCCAATGATTCATCGAACGACTCTGAAGACGATTCACTGGTGATACTTGATGAAATAACTCTCAAAGacaattcatctttatcaacATGGAAAAAGAGACGtcagaaatgaaaaaagacGGAATGTACTTCTACCCAGATTCGAACTCAGGATTTAAATTGACacatttctttttcacGTGATATAGTCAAAAATGGGGTAGGATCCACAGCATTGTTCCATATAAAGAGAGAACACCCACTTGAAAGCTTGATGATGAGCTCTTCAACCACAATATAAACCAGTAATTAACAAAACTGCATCGTCATAACAATGGTACCAACACTGTCCAAGGGTATTAAATTCAACAGTCAGACTGACAAAATATTAACAGTAGGAGCTGGGTGTTTCTGGGGTACTGAGCATATCTACAGAAAATATTTGGGTGAGAGAATTGATGATTGTAAAGTTGGTTATGCAAATGGTAGCGAAATGAAAAAGGACCAGACTAACTCTGTAACTTATAAACGTCTTTGCATAGGTGATACTGGATTTTGTGaagttttacaaattgCATACAATCCTCAAAAATTGTCTCTAAAAGAACTGGtggatcttttctttaGATGCCATGATCCAACAACCGCAAACCAACAAGGTCCTGATGCTGGTACTCAATACCGTAGTGCACTTTTTGCCCACTCTGAAGGGGatttaaaagaattgaaagaactAAAGGATCAATGGCAACCAAAATGGGGAAATAAAATCACCACAGAAGtggaattgatcaaaaacTTTTATGATGCTGAGGACTACCACCAGTTGTACCTAGACAAAAATCCTGAAGGTTACGCATGCCCAACCCATTACGTCAGGAACTTGTAATTGATGTTCTGgtccaatttttttttttcttttctgtACGTACAAATAACATCCATATGAATTGATTATTCGCTTGAATTCCGTTGCAATCCATTCAGTGCTTTGTCCATGTGCTTATCTCTCTTGAGGTTGATCAACGATACGCCTAATGCAGTGAATAGTAATGTGCTAAATAAGCCTTTCCAGATTAACATCGTTGGTGTTAGTTGGATATCTGTTTTGCCTCTTGGACCCCATTGTCCATATGAAATATAATAACTGGCTTTTAATTCATCTACTGTCATTAATTTCCAAGAGTCTTCCATCTTCCAAGTTAAATATTCTGTAATCTCCTCCTGTAATTGTGGGTTCATCGTTGACCAACGTGAAGGGAGATCTACCATACTTGGTGGTGTATAACTCAATGAGCTTGCAGATCTCCTTGCAAGAGGTTTGAGAGTGACCCTAGCCCACATAATAGATGGTTTGGTTTCTTGAATAAGAAAGACGTGGTTGTTAGTCTTTCACAGTTTAGCCATGTATATTAAAGGCGAGTTGGGCGAACTTTAACGTCAACCATAAACAGTCGGACAAACTACGTCGAATACAAGCTATAAAGATGTCTTACGCTGATTTACAAGTATGTTTATCGAATTCTCAAGATCCAATTGGTATATCTCAGTTAACAGTTAAACTAACACGGTTTTCCACCACATAGAAAGAGTTTAAAGTCGCAGAAACTTTTGAACCAGTGTTTCAATTGAGTTCCCAGAGTAGATATGCACTTTTCTCACTGGTGATTGCAGTTCTGCTGATTTCAATGGCCTTAGTATCTGCTTACTCGAAGAAGGGGTTCTTGATTCGTTTAGCCATTTTCGCTGCACTAAGTGCTGCAGGTAGCATGTTCTCAGGTATAGGAGTAGTGTTTTTGGCTAACTCACTGGGTGTTTACGTATAGGTTAGACTACAATACATATGTATATGAATTCGTTCACTTTTCTCAATCTATAGATTCAACAGATCTTCGTCTATATTGagtattttgaaatatctGAGTTCCGTTCCATTGTAGACCGACGAACCTTCTACATTGCATGTCATTAACGTCGCCAACATGGACCTCGTATATCTAATGACAGTTTCGAGTTTGGAATCActgttcttttttaaaaatttgagaatATTGGTATTAATTACTTGGAACAAGCGATCTTGAAGGTATTCATTGGACAAATATCTCGCTAGCTCTTCTGGAGATTCATTAACTGGATCATCGTAGGCAAGCAAAGCAGAGACATTACTCAACTGAGCACGGAAGCGCTCTCTCAAATCTTCTGGAACAGATTCGTTGTATACGAAATCTTTCGATAATTCTTGACCCTTGGAAACGATACTTTCTATCGAATATTTCTTGTAGTGAAGGATGGTCAAAAGGTACTGTGCCACCCGAATTTCAAACAACAGTTCGatattttcttgtaaaagtcCCGGTAACTGGGATTCAATGTAACTTAGACATTGAGAAATATTACCTTCAGTGATAAATCTTCTGAGATCTTGTCTTATCTTTAGgtttttctcttccttaATGATTTGCCTTTCGTTGTGTCTAATAACAGCGGCTCCTCTATCATCAGAACTGTTACTTACGTTTTCCCTTTGTAAATCCTTCAAGAACCCCTTGGATACATCAATTAATCCTTCATGTATCAAGTAATCATTAATCATAGTATGCAAAGTGGAAGGTATGGAATCATCACCAGTGTTCAAGTTATTTATCTTTTCCACATCAGGCTTACGAAGCTGGTCATCTTCAAACCTTGTATCCTTCAGCAATAAAGAATCTTTAATGCAAGCAATGTCCGAATCAGTGTCCTGTAATCCATCATTATCAATCTCCATTGCTTTTTCACCTTTTACTTCTTGATCATTATCCTCCTCATCAGAAAGGTCGAATTCGTCAAGAAGATCACTATGAtctgaagatttaaaaatatGTTTATAAGCCTTTGCCTTCCAACGGTTCTGATATCCTAAGATATCaaaaacaaattcttcataaAGACCAAAATTCGTCCTTACAGAATTTCCCTGTCTAAGGGCAATATAAGGTATTAGATTAACTTCATGGAAATCTGTGAATGCAGTACCCAAAAATACACCATttttggtgaagaaaatcGTACCATCAACGTAGTTAACACCACAACCGATAACATCGTCACGTCCAAATGGTTTTGCATACGACTTGTACTGCGACCCTACAGTTATGGAACCATCACTACCACGGTATCCAAAGAATCCTTCTTCAATACCAGATTTAGCGCCACTAGAAGAATCATCACCAGCTGCCGATCCAGTGGACCCGCCACCGCTACGAACAGAAGATCTTAAGCCTCCTCCCAATCCAGGAACGCCCGAACCACTGAGACCAGCACGTTCATTTtcagattttgaaactgTACCGCTTACATCAGAGTCAGGCCAACATTTGTAACCAACAATGATATTACTGTTCTGTGCACCTTGGGAACTAGTCACACCTAGAATTCTAATTTCATAATAAAATATTCCTAATTTATTGAGATGCAAAAAGTTATTTGCCCAGGTAACTGCAAAATCATTCTTTTGATTCCCAGAAAACGAATTTCTCAGTCTGTTTCTTGTAGATGCTGTAGACCTTTCGTATGCATTGTAGGCCTGCCAGTTGGGGTTTGGACTCAGGCGCGATATACCATCTGCAGACAGCAGAACACAGTTGTTAGGCTGTGTAACCCATTGGCTTGGCAATGAATAACCAAGCATTTGGTAGACGTCTGAAGTCATATTGTtatttttggattttgttGGATGGGCATGAGTGGCAAGCGCtggataaaaattcattgtTTCGTGATGAGAGCCATGGGATGAACGAGACCCACTTGAACTATCTTGATTAGCATCATCAGTCACATTAGACCCATCTCTTCTCCCCAAACGAACGCCTTCATTACTTTCATCGTTgtcttcatcgtcatcgtcttcatcgtcatcatcttcatcatcatccatgGCTTCCGCAGTATCtctatcatcatcttcttccatGTCATCTGCATCTTGCATGGCTAATTCTGCCAAaatctcttcttcagcaATAGCCGGTTTCGTTAAATCCtccatttcatcaccactaccactagCATATTGCATTCCAATGGAACCGTTAGGCAGTGCACCTGAACTAGCATTTCCTGACAGATTATTATTAGGACCTGGGTGAAAATACTTGTAGACTTGTACCAAATATTCGTCATTAGCTGAATCAAATGAAAGTGTACCTAAAACACCAAGAGACATCAATTTTTGCCAAATCTCTTTCCTCGCTGAATATGACAGCTTATTTGACAACCTGTAGTAACCAGATTCTCTCGATAATAACTGCTGCTTACCAATGTCACTTATGCCATTGTGCTTCATCTTGTGGAATACCTTCTTATGACGATAGTATGACATCCATAACGAATAGGCAACTGGCTGTTGAAGTAAGTATTCAGGAAAAAGACCCTTGATGAATTCCCTATCAACATTATCCATATAGGCAGACATCTTCAGCCCTTTAACAATCTTCGAATGGCAGGTTCAATAGTCATCGGGATGTTAACTAAGGTTGATTCGCTCCCCTTAGTCTTTACATGCCATTAAACTATTGTCACTTGAGACGTCGCAATAGACCTGATATTATAGTTCCACATATACCAATGAAGCAGAATTTGGGTGACTATGAGACCAATTTTGTCGTAAAATTCAGCATCAGAAATATGGGggaaaaatggttttgaaattttctgaTGTTTTATTACATTGTACTTTAATTTTGTGATGAAATATGAGCGAAGAAAGCTAATGGACCATAAAAATATCGATAATATTGATAACAATTAATCTGAATACTAACCGGAGTTGCTCAAACTTTTTTGGACTGTCCTGCAAGTACCCGAAAACCTCGACTGATAAGTATATGCACCTGAATCTATCGAGACTCGTGACTCGGGATCCTTAAATCCCATGTTATATATCGATTAAAAGATCTAACCGTTGAAGATTCGTTTATAATATATTCTATACAGCAAAATTGACGAGTCCAGCGGACTTTGATGCATTTAAAAAAGTTTCAATAGTTACCCAAACCGTTGAGTGTTTGAATGCCAAAAAAATGAACAGGGAAATAAAGTAGAAGTTACAATTGGATTCAAAACTATCAGATTAGTATCTGTAGTGATCAGCCTTGTATGGACCTTCTTGTGGGATACCCAAGTATTCGGATTGGACATCAGTCAATTGAGTCAATTGAACACCCAATTTACCCAAGTGGAATTTAGCGACAGCTTCGTCCAAGATCTTTGGCAAAACGTGAACGTCAAGGCTGAATGGACCAGTCTTTTGGAATTCCACGTACTTTTCTCTGAAAGCCTTGTCATTAGCCTTGAACAAAGCAATTTGAGCAAGAACTTGGTTAGAGAAAGAACAGGACATAACGAAGGAGGAGTGACCAGTAGCACAACCTAAGTTGACCAATCTACCGTTAGCCAACAAGATAACGTGTTTACCAGTAGAGAGCAAGTAACGGTCAACTTGTGGCTTAATGTTGATACATTCCTTAGCGTTTTCCTTCAACCAAGCGACATCAATTTCGATGTCAAAGTGACCAATGTTACAGACAATAGCATCTTGAggcatcttcaaaaagtgGTCACCTCTGATGATATCTCTACAACCGGTAGTAGTAACGAAAACTTGACCTTGAGAAGCAGCTTCATCCATGGTCAAAACTTGGTAACCTTCCATAGCGGCTTGTAGAGCGTTGATAGGATCAACTTCGGTAACGATAACACGGGCACCCATGTTTCTCAAAGCTGCTGAACAACCCTTACCGACATCACCGTAACCTGCCACAACGGCAACCTTACCAGCCAACATGACATCAGTAGCTCTCTTGATACCATCGATTAGAGATTCTCTGCAACCGTACAAGTTGTcgaatttggatttggtaACGGAGTCGTTAACGTTGATGGCTGGAACCTTCAATTTGTTTTCCTTGACCATTCTGTACAAGTGGTGGACACCGGTAGTGGTTTCCTCAGACAAACCGAAACAACCTTCCAACATTTCTGGATGGCTTTCGTGGACGTAAGAGGTCAAATCACCACCATCGTCTAAGATTaagttcaattttttgttgtcCTTGAAAGCAAACAATTGTTGCTTGATACACCACATGTATTCTTCCTCAGTTTCACCCTTCCATGCGAAAACTGGGACACCAGAAGCAGCAATAGCAGCAGCAGCGTGGTCTTGAGTAGAGTAAATGTTACAAGATGACCAGGTAACCTCAGCACCTAGAGCCACTAAAGTTTCGATCAAAACAGCAGTTTGAATAGTCATGTGCAAACAACCAGCGATACGAGCACCTTTCAATGGTTGTTCAGCAGCGTAGGCCTTTCTAATGGCCATCAAACCTGGCATTTCATGTTCAGATAATTCGATCTCTTTTCTACCGAAAGCGGCAAGAGAGATATCAGCAACCTTGTAGTTTTGAGCTGGGGCAGACATTTTGGGCTATAATATGATTGATTCAATTATACAGAGGTCCCTTTAGAAAGTTAGAGTCCTTTCAAATGTTCATGAAGAGTGTTTATAGCCACTTATATGGTTGTTATAAACGCGATGCCTTCgtaaaaattttcaatttctcgAGGCTAAGTTTCACATGATCACGCATGTgaataataaaagaaacGAGATACGGATCTCGGCGGCTATTTGCTCTGATTACCTAACTAGCTTAAactatatatatatatatatatatatatatgcaTATGGTGTATTAGTATCATATCATCATATCTCTACAATCAAATTTGCAAAGTCACGTTATTTTGAACAGTAGTTTCCATTGATGGTTCCTTACTTGAAGAATCAGGGCCAGCGGAAAATTTCTCAGTGGAATTTGTGCCATTCTGGGCCACTCTCTTTACCTTCTTAGCCTTTTTACCTGATTTTTCTGCTGATGCAGTAGTTGTGTTGCTGTTCTCGACATTTTGGGTGGAATCCCGGTCCATTCTTGGGGAATCTTCCCTCTGCTTAGACTCCTGTTCACGAGCTTGGAATGCTAAATTAGCTCTTGCTCTCAATATATACAGGTATTCACCAGCCTCCTTAGCCAACACTTCGATCAAGTAATGTACTTTCTTaacaaattgtttaatCTCATGTAAATCAGCAGGATGTTCTGctaattcatctcttgCCTTTATGActtgtttcttcaaattcaaaaacttCCTCCAATTTTCTGATGATTCTTCATCGGTACTAGCACCGTTGTCATCCAAATGACCAGCAACAACATCGATATATGCCAATCTTTTAGACCATTCGCTGACCATAGCATCCCCCCACTCTTCATAAACTTCGACCATTTCTTCGCGAATTAAACTGACCCTACTCTCGACTTCTTGAGCGATGGGCTCCAAATCTTGCTTTAACTGTAACATAGATTGATCTAGCGTACTGTGAGCTTCTGCGAACAATTCACGCATCTTTGAACGAGTGATATACTCTGACAGCTGTGTAGTACCAGTACTATCGAAGCAAGTTTGGTTACCTGCACCTGTATCAGTTTCACAAGTACAATTTATGTCTTGTATAGCACGGTTCAAGTTCTTGTAGCGATTTTGCAAAACCTCGGAAACGGTTTTGGTTttattttggaagatggAATCCAATTGTTGAACGCGATGGTGCAAGTATTTGTTCACTTCCTTGTTGAAAGTTTTCACCACACCAGAAGATTTTTGATCAACCACCTTAAACCAAGCTTCGAACTCATCTTTTATCGCATCCTGTTCGGAAATTCCTAATTCTGCATTGGCGGTATTCTGAGATGGCGACAATTCGTTCTGATCTGTACTCATGGTAACAGTTAACATAATGGTGGAGGTACTGGTGTAAAGTGgttcctcatcatcataatcatcTTCGAAACCAGCTGTTACTGTGGCAGAGGCAGAAGTAGTAGGATCTGCAGTAGCACTTGCACTAATTTCGCTAGTACCGGCTTTAGCACCGGCTTTAGCGCCAGCTCTTGCATTACCTCTAGCACTAGCACTTGCGTTCACCCTAGGTTTAGATTTGGACTTTGCCTTCGTAGCACGGACGTTTGATTCCAGACCATCGGAATAGGGAGACAATGCATCGTGAACGTAAATGCTTAGATAATCGCAACCAagtttcaaattcttccatatgtttttcaattgagcATTGGTCTTGAAACAGATTTCATTAGTTCTGCAACGTTGCCACAGACtcgatgaaattggttcCCACTTCGCATTAACAGTTCTTCTCAGATTTTCCCAGTGGGGGTGAACCTTGGCGGCTGCTTGATGGTAcacattttggaaattttgagCAATTTCCGCTACGAATGGCGCTATTTTGTTGTGAACCTTCCCATATTTGTCAGACAATGCGTATTGATTATCTAATTTGGTTAAATTTGGCTTCAAATAAACGCTATAATAAAACCAAATCCTTTGACGAACCTTACGTATTTGATTCAAACTCCTTTCACGATATGGTTTGAGTTCAAATTCCTCCCAAAACTCACAAACATTATCAATTCTAGGGGAAACAATGTCAAAATAGAAACGATTACCCAAATCCACCAATTTTGGGAGTACTTTGTCCTGGTAATGTGAGTTGATTTGAGAAATGTgagatttcaaaactttaACCTTAGGATTCAGTTGTTCTCTGTagaattcatttttttccactAGTAGTTCGTCCCAAACGGATGGTGTAGTATAGTGACAAACCCTTTGTAATTGTGTGGAACATTGTCCTATCTGACAGTAGTAGTGAAGTGAACAAGTGGTAACCACCAGcaaaaggaagaatttgGTCAGTATCTTCATATCGTGGGTGGGTTCTTGTCGAGgtgagatgagatgagacCAATTATCGGATCTTTGATAGTAAGGGAACCATAATAACTGGTATCAGAGAATAATGCTTGTTTTGCCCATGCGAAAAGCCCGTATCATTATGTACGTATTATCGAAATCGAAATCGAAGCCAATAGAAGCCAATAGGTAGGTGAGTAGGAGCTATTCTAGATTGAATACTTGGAGAGGACATAGAGAGAGTACCAATAGTTAGTCCGCGGCAACTGGCAAAGAATAAATAAAtcacgtgatattcacATGTCATCAAAACACGTGACTTTCACATGCAATATAACTATTACTTGTGCCTGACCACTCACCCTATAGAGACAGCCATTTCTTACATATCCAAGTACCGTATTGCTCTTCTAGGTCCACAACAGTCGCTAAATCAGCCGCAATGCCCAGTTGCATGAAATGTTCGGAGTATGCGATTGCATAAACCCGCACACCACAGCGAAACTCTATTGAAATTCTCAACATCACTataaagagagaaaaaaaaaaaaaaaaaaaatcaggTAACGAAGAAGCTTCTTAAGTCAATCCATTCTTCAAGAAAGACAAGAACgaatcaattgaaagatcACACTCTCATCCAGTTCTGCTTCGTTGGGGGTTGTCGAATAGACCATAAGCGCCTAATAACGATCTCGACAACTTTTTGTACCGTCgtcttttgttttttttttgttgtcTCCCGGTACCTTTTTTTTAGTGTGTTGGTAAGCCCAGGTGTTGTGCATTTTGCTAAAGAAAAGCAACCGTATTATTAAGAACTCTACACAGCAGTTGACACTCCGGCTCTCCTACATATCTTCAATTCCATTAGAATTGATTAGGAGCCATTAGGATTCGTTTTACCAAGATCCTGAATTTGAGGGTGCAAGGAATAAGAGAAAAAGCACTAGAATCAATATACAAGAGAGAATCTCCTactttctttctttcttcgtGCTGGCAGACAGGCTCTATAATTAGCCAGTGTTAGTTTGAGAATCACTCAAAGCAATAGAGATCTAGGAAAAATATAGAAAAGGTTTTTCCTTCCCCTATCATAGATTACACGATGTCGTTTTGGCCCTTTGGACAAAGTATAAGTAGCTCCAACATCAATAAGATTTTGGACGAGTACTTCAGTGTACTTCACAGTCTGGAGAAAAGTAATCCTAATGTGGCCAAAAGTGTTCGTCAGAGCTTGCACGGGGCTCAAGAGACAATACAGAGAAGTGGCGGTGAATTTGTTGATTCACTAGATTATGTGccagaagatgaattattaGAATCTACTGGTTCTATTCAACAACGTGATAGAAGTAATTCGTCTTCGGGATCCTCGTCATCCTCGTCGTCTTCGTCcctttcatcttccaaatcaGGTTCATCAGGAACAGACTTagatgacgatgaaatCCAAAACTCAACCGCTCCGTTGGTAACTGCTACGAGTATTGCTAGTCTTAACAGTTCTTATATCAATAGACTTTTAAATGAATCGGAGCTGCTAAACGAATTGACAAGGCAAAATAGTAATTTACTGGATTTCATCTGCTTTGGATTCTTCTACGATGAGAAGACGAAAAACAAAATTCCATTTTTAGAATACTTAATCGATCAATTAATGGATTGTATCGATAAGATTAGCCCATCGACGACGAGTTTAGCAGACGTTTTGGAAGTTGAATcaacaccaccacaaccacCAC includes these proteins:
- the YEN1 gene encoding crossover junction endodeoxyribonuclease (weakly similar to uniprot|P40028 Saccharomyces cerevisiae YER041W) translates to MGVPQIWELLRPYLQDKRVPLKKFVSDFKFSHGRSPRIAIDGYSWLFECGFILNQETPGKYASHGTIGKAVLNFVYRLKELLALNITFILVFDGSMKPSFKKNFGSPLSCAEDDYWSTWNSHMEIHERNGHCLKIMLDSEGLHFMQVVKGVLGSMRISYVEACGEGEAQCAWLQRNGHVDYVLTNDSDALVFGATRLLRNYSKFTNDLGATGNSPLGKQRSSSKDLFVTVVDLDQLNSATNDRYNWWSLLFFSVLLGADYNQGVKGMGKVKAAKLAQLQDPDFAQRFRDMFADLRRRPQLSEYQNFQQELTEFCKDHSVELFDRNYRAMLGELSLEGWPSLNAIMYYFHPILIPQMDFQVFDKSNVNISGSNGYKEINFLQLQAYLGDFRLPAVTNFEKWFTETILDSFLLRRLLSQDRNLTDYVQIVDQRTFEISGKWPLSCWKIKYKPYILFFQVGESGRNSFPYTMWIPQGLIPQDHILITKWKRTPKSKTPSPSKSKISPQKNTLDSFLKKHASPVKDFSPAKKIDDQVTLEPVKKRLFVDSNDSSNDSEDDSLVILDEITLKDNSSLSTWKKRRQK
- the MXR1 gene encoding peptide-methionine-S-sulfoxide reductase (highly similar to uniprot|P40029 Saccharomyces cerevisiae YER042W MXR1 Peptide methionine sulfoxide reductase reverses the oxidation of methionine residues involved in oxidative damage repair providing resistance to oxidative stress and regulation of lifespan), translated to MVPTLSKGIKFNSQTDKILTVGAGCFWGTEHIYRKYLGERIDDCKVGYANGSEMKKDQTNSVTYKRLCIGDTGFCEVLQIAYNPQKLSLKELVDLFFRCHDPTTANQQGPDAGTQYRSALFAHSEGDLKELKELKDQWQPKWGNKITTEVELIKNFYDAEDYHQLYLDKNPEGYACPTHYVRNL
- the MTC3 gene encoding Mtc3p (similar to uniprot|P53077 Saccharomyces cerevisiae YGL226W Hypothetical ORF); protein product: MWARVTLKPLARRSASSLSYTPPSMVDLPSRWSTMNPQLQEEITEYLTWKMEDSWKLMTVDELKASYYISYGQWGPRGKTDIQLTPTMLIWKGLFSTLLFTALGVSLINLKRDKHMDKALNGLQRNSSE
- the OST5 gene encoding dolichyl-diphosphooligosaccharide--protein glycotransferase subunit (similar to uniprot|Q92316 Saccharomyces cerevisiae YGL226C-A OST5 Zeta subunit of the oligosaccharyltransferase complex of the ER lumen, which catalyzes asparagine-linked glycosylation of newly synthesized proteins); its protein translation is MSYADLQKEFKVAETFEPVFQLSSQSRYALFSLVIAVLLISMALVSAYSKKGFLIRLAIFAALSAAGSMFSGIGVVFLANSLGVYV